TACACATTTGATTCATTGTTTATTTGTGGATAAATATCTGCTTCATTTAATTAATCCTTGTATAAACTGACTTGAAGTACAATGGTCTGCTCCAAACTAATTTCATTTTGGTATTATTTTTTCACAGGCTGTAAAATGTATCTTTTTGCACTCtaaatcaggaaaaaaatatcaaaaccatgtttattaaaagaacatgttaggataataataataataatgataataataataataataataataataataataataataataataataataataataatcatcatcatcatcatcatcatcatcatcataataatcatcatcatcatcatcacgaattataattttaattttattttttaatttaattttaaattgaaatcaAGCTCTTCCAAGAAATTatcagtaatgttttttttttcttaaaaatatcTGTTTACAAAATATTCATTGCAATTCTTGACAGATTTACACTAACAAACACTGCCCTCTGGTGTCTATTTAGTGTTAGTAAGATCGGGTGATACGTTTAACATTAATTTCAGTCtataaaaacatgacattttcTGACAAAACTGTCAGAATCTGAAAGTTATGAGAttgttttactatttattattttaaaactgaCTGTTGGATTTTCATATCACACCATTAGACACAAAATTAACTAAAGGAAAAATGAACACCatttaaaacaaagtaaatttaaatattgattaaagattaaataaaaagtgaatttaggctaaatctaatatataaataatatattgctTTACGTTCCTGGAAGAAAAAATCAGCTTTAATAAACTGACAGAATTACTTTATTCTAGatcagtacaaaaaaatgttttacgtGAGAATAGATACATAGGCAGCTAGATAAataaaccaagaaaaaaaataatattttaattttatattacacatatatataaaatgtgttatgtttcagataaagtgtaaaaaaaaatgaagtatattttttacttttaaactaaccgcttttattttgaaatcgCCTTTACCCGGAAGTGACGTAGATTTCTGCTTTGTTCAGGGTACCAAGGCGACTAAAAAAGGGCGCTTAATAATTTATACGCGTTTTAAAAGGCGCACTACGGATTAAACCATGTTCTATCACGTAAGTTAGTAATTTATTCACCCGgactgaaatatataaattgattTCCTTTCATGACTTAATGTACTTTACAGCTCGTGAATGTAGTTAAGATGCTAACTCGTTAGCTTGTGCTCAGCTCAGTCCACTCATGTAGATgatgatgtatgtatgtatgtatgtataagccAAAAAATAATGTGATTTTAAATTTTAGATTTCCCTGGAACATGAGATTCTCCTCCATCCTCGATATTTTGGCCCAAATCTGTTAAACACAGTGAAGCAGAAACTGTTTACGGAAGTGGAAGGCACGTGCACAGGAAAGTAAGTCTGAGTAAAGGTCTCAGTTAGAAAAGCGCACgtgctcattattattattattattattattattattattgacttgTGTCTgtgctttctttcctttttttctttgtaggtATGGTTTTGTCATTGCAGTGACGACGATTGATAATATTGGGGCAGGTGTTATACAGCCCGGCAGGGGTTTCGTGTTGTACCCTGTCAAATACAAGGCCATTGTGTTTAGGCCATTTAAAGGGGAGGTTGTGGATGCAGTGGTCACTCAAGTTAACAAGGTAAATTTCTCCCTTATCATTCATTTTAGATCGCCGACTGTTTATGTGCTCAAAGATGGGATAGTTTTACAGCAAAGTACAACAAAGTTCTTTTGTACTACTAAGCCAGTTGTaagaaaacaaagtaaaacGTATCATTGTTAATTTGGTTACATTTTCTGTAGACCTTTGTGAAACAAATCCCCAGTGTCAATGCTTTGTGATGGTCATCAAAGTTTTCGACTAGAGGAaggatgttcttttttttttctttaatacaaaatacagaaggaaaaaaagcgTCTCCTGAGGGATTGTGTATTTATAGATGCAAAATATGCAAAACACTGTGTAAAATGAATCTATAActgcataaaaaacatttattgttgtTCAGAAATAAATTCAAACGCGTAACTGGTGGCATAAGGGGAATAAACACTTTTGGATGTcttggtataaataaataatcacagtTTTCTTAATCATAATTTTCTTATAGCTACAAGATTAGTCTTGTGTTATACATTATGCATTTGAGCAATTTTTTGCTGTAAAttttgtttagtgtttgaaTATTCTTTCTATTTGTCCTTAcaatttttgtctcatttttacAGGTTGGACTCTTCACAGAAATTGGCCCGATGTCCTGCTTTATCTCGCGTCATGTAAGCTGAAAACTTTACTACTGATACAAGTGTTTTGATTTCCTCAGTATCTTTTATGCAGCCTTGTAGATTCACTACAACATTCAATTGTATATGCCTCAGATATGAACCCAGTCATAACAATCAACAACCCActatcttcatttttattttgtcctctTTTTGTGTAGTCTATACCCTCAGAAATGGAATTTGACCCAAACTCTAATCCTCCCTGCTATAAGACGGTGGATGAGGTAAAGTGGAATAGAGATCGTTTGAATTATACcgttgttttaattatttattgtgtCTTTTGTGGTTTAcatgaaaatgttattttttatgtttcttgttcATAGGACATTGTAATCCAACAAGATGATGAAATTCGATTGAAGATTGTTGGTACTCGAGTAGACAAGAATGATATTGTaagttaatgtttattttgtattgctGCAAATCCCAGCTATATCTGGTAATTTTTTGCCCTTTGTGTAGTCACGACTaattcacattattttttttttagtttgccaTTGGATCCCTCATGGATGACTACCTTGGTAAATATTTTGGATACTGTTTCAGTATAGTCTTGATTCATTATTGTTTTCAATTCAGTATTGTAATTAAAGTCACATAATGGATTAATTAACTTTATACAATGTGGTTAGCAAATTTGACAAGCTTTCCCCTAATGTCAAGGATAGTAAAACACTGGTTAAACAAACTTTAGTAGTTTGTCATGTATTCCTAAAATGACATTaatttgccttttttgttttctttttcaggtCTTGTTAGTTGATGCGTCTGTCAAAGAGCAGTCATCTTCCAATAtttttgtacatatatatatatatttgtttcacTGCACTACCTTTTAAGCAGTGTAGCACTAGAATAgatacttttttattgtttatttcctaCAGAACATTATTTTTAAGCTGGACAAAATTGGCACAAAATCTAAGTAAAGGTGTGTTTTAACTGGATATAAGATCAGCACATGCAGTCTATAATGTTGTTGGGCTTGTCATAGCTATCTTAAAAAAGATGACTGTCTTCATAACTGATaagtaaaagaaagaattttgcTGTCTTTGAATTTTGATGAGCTATAGTCAAGGTGTTTAATCGGTTGTCTGTTGTTTCATCTTGCAGAAAGCTGAGCCTGCTTATTTGTTATATGCTTATATGTATATTCAGTCATTATCTTTGGTTTAAATGCCCATCTAAGGTTACGTCCATGTTTATCTCATGCCTGTGCTTTACCAACTACACCAGTATAAATTGCTTTATTTGGTAACTGTATAACTGGTAGCTTTGTTGGAATACATAATTGATTGTATATACTTTTTATTACAAGTCTTGTGACCATAACTATTTGTGTCGTTTTTTTGCATGTTACATTTCTGAAAATGTGTTAAAGGGGGTGAAGAAAAACCCATAACGAACACACATTAATCAAT
The Tachysurus vachellii isolate PV-2020 chromosome 13, HZAU_Pvac_v1, whole genome shotgun sequence genome window above contains:
- the polr2g gene encoding DNA-directed RNA polymerase II subunit RPB7, with the translated sequence MFYHISLEHEILLHPRYFGPNLLNTVKQKLFTEVEGTCTGKYGFVIAVTTIDNIGAGVIQPGRGFVLYPVKYKAIVFRPFKGEVVDAVVTQVNKVGLFTEIGPMSCFISRHSIPSEMEFDPNSNPPCYKTVDEDIVIQQDDEIRLKIVGTRVDKNDIFAIGSLMDDYLGLVS